The following proteins are co-located in the Spinactinospora alkalitolerans genome:
- a CDS encoding dihydrolipoyl dehydrogenase family protein encodes MSTDFDVIVIGAGPGGEAAAARLIKGGLRVALAERELIGGECAYWACIPSKTLLRPPEARAEADGAAGLERPGLDWPGVRDYRDYMIRHLDDSGQVTGYRDKGATVLKDTARIIGRDPWRVQVGDRRLSAEHVVVATGSEAVRPPIAGLDQVEVWTNREATTLREIPGRVAMIGGSAVGVELGWFLARMGSRVTVIQRGPSLLDREEPRLGELVADRLTKDGIDVRVGRQADAARRDGDHTVLDLDDGTSVETDVVVLGTGRRPRTDGLGLADVGVETDARGALPVDDHCQAAEGLWAVGDVTGTALFTHVALYQARVAADTILGTTRRATYTAVPRVVFAQPEIAAVGLTGAQAREKGINVATSELDLAASLARPWTYETDPAGTLGLIADRDRRVLIGAWAIAPMAGEWIHQAALAIRAQLPIDTLLDTVAQFPTYSEAYLAAAERLDL; translated from the coding sequence ATGAGCACGGATTTCGACGTGATCGTGATCGGCGCCGGGCCCGGCGGTGAGGCCGCCGCGGCCCGCCTGATCAAGGGCGGGCTGCGGGTGGCGCTGGCTGAACGCGAGCTGATCGGCGGGGAGTGCGCCTACTGGGCGTGCATCCCCTCCAAGACGCTGCTGCGCCCGCCCGAGGCGCGCGCCGAGGCCGACGGCGCCGCAGGCCTGGAACGCCCCGGCCTGGACTGGCCGGGCGTACGCGACTACCGCGACTACATGATCCGCCACCTCGACGACTCCGGCCAGGTCACCGGCTACCGGGACAAGGGCGCGACCGTCCTCAAGGACACCGCGCGCATCATCGGGCGCGACCCGTGGCGCGTCCAGGTCGGCGACCGGCGACTCAGCGCCGAACACGTCGTGGTGGCGACCGGATCCGAGGCCGTGCGCCCGCCGATCGCGGGCCTGGACCAGGTCGAGGTGTGGACCAACCGGGAGGCCACCACCCTGCGCGAGATCCCCGGGCGGGTGGCGATGATCGGCGGCAGCGCCGTGGGGGTCGAGCTGGGCTGGTTCCTGGCCCGCATGGGCAGCCGCGTCACCGTCATCCAGCGCGGGCCGAGCCTGCTGGACCGCGAGGAGCCCCGGCTCGGCGAACTCGTCGCCGACCGGCTCACCAAGGACGGCATCGACGTCCGCGTGGGCCGCCAGGCTGACGCCGCCCGCCGCGACGGCGACCACACCGTTCTCGACCTGGACGACGGCACCAGCGTGGAAACCGACGTCGTCGTCCTGGGCACCGGCCGCCGGCCCCGCACCGACGGCCTGGGCCTGGCCGATGTCGGCGTCGAAACCGACGCCCGCGGCGCGCTCCCGGTCGACGACCACTGCCAGGCCGCCGAAGGCCTCTGGGCCGTCGGCGACGTCACCGGCACCGCCCTGTTCACCCATGTGGCCCTCTACCAGGCGCGCGTGGCCGCCGACACCATCCTGGGCACGACCCGGCGCGCCACCTACACCGCCGTCCCCCGCGTCGTCTTCGCCCAACCCGAGATCGCCGCCGTGGGCCTGACCGGCGCCCAGGCCCGCGAGAAGGGCATCAACGTCGCCACCAGCGAACTCGACCTCGCCGCGTCCCTGGCCCGCCCCTGGACCTATGAGACCGACCCCGCCGGCACTCTCGGGCTGATCGCCGACCGCGACCGCCGCGTCCTCATCGGCGCCTGGGCCATCGCGCCCATGGCCGGCGAATGGATCCACCAGGCCGCCCTGGCCATCCGCGCCCAACTGCCCATCGACACCCTGCTCGACACGGTCGCCCAATTCCCCACCTACAGCGAGGCCTACCTCGCCGCAGCCGAACGGCTCGACCTGTGA
- the betT gene encoding choline BCCT transporter BetT, producing MSTNGERDSAAEPGTPATAVKARRGESRLKPAVFIGSSVLILALSIWAIITPTGAENTIGTVVSWISAGFGWYYFLAATLYLVFVVFVAVSRYGEVKLGPQHSTPDYGVFAWAAMLFAAGIGIDLMFFSVAGPVSHYLAPPEGDPQTVEAARQAVVWTLFHYGITGWAMYALMGMALGYFSFRYRLPLAIRSALYPLIGRRIHGRIGDAVDLAAVIGTIFGISVSLGIGVVQLNYGLNFLFDVPEGVPAQIGLIIVAVLMTTVSAVAGVDRGIRRLSELNVLLAIGLMLYVLVFEGPVRLLNALILNIGDYISRFPAMTLNTFAYDQPTEWLNAWTLFFWAWWVAWAPFVGLFLARISRGRSIRQFVTATLVVPLLYTLTFLSIFGNSALSVVRQGGTEFGEITVNAPEQGFYALLTQYPGVTFSAGLATFVGLLLYVTSADSGALVMGNLSSHLPTPITDSKPWLRIFWASATGLLTLAMLLVGGVDALTNATIIMGLPFSFVMLLIIWGLYKALRTERFRKDALRTTLSSSLSERTAIGRRGADRNWRQRLTRVMSFPGKRAAAKFVDEVCRPAFRDVAEELRAQGAEASVTEGVDEEVGIPHVELRVPMDTEEEFSYRVWPIEMPTPTFATRPVTEHDTYVRFEVYLTEGSQGYDVMGYSKEQLIGNILDEYERHLEFLRLHREATARSPLPDHGPGTAEAYPAEEKEEER from the coding sequence GTGTCCACGAACGGAGAGCGCGACAGCGCAGCGGAACCGGGGACTCCGGCGACCGCGGTCAAGGCGCGGCGCGGGGAGAGCCGACTCAAGCCCGCCGTCTTCATCGGCTCGTCCGTGCTGATCCTCGCGCTCTCGATCTGGGCGATCATCACGCCGACGGGTGCCGAGAACACCATCGGAACAGTGGTGAGCTGGATCTCCGCGGGATTCGGCTGGTACTACTTCCTCGCCGCCACCCTGTACCTGGTGTTCGTGGTGTTCGTCGCCGTATCCCGGTACGGCGAGGTCAAACTCGGGCCGCAGCACTCCACACCGGACTACGGGGTGTTCGCATGGGCCGCCATGCTGTTCGCGGCCGGCATCGGCATCGACCTGATGTTCTTCTCCGTCGCCGGACCGGTCAGCCATTACCTCGCACCGCCCGAGGGCGACCCGCAGACCGTCGAGGCGGCCCGGCAGGCCGTGGTGTGGACGCTGTTCCACTACGGCATCACCGGGTGGGCGATGTACGCGCTGATGGGCATGGCGCTCGGCTACTTCTCGTTCCGCTACCGCCTCCCGCTGGCCATCCGCTCGGCCCTGTACCCGCTCATCGGCAGGCGCATCCACGGCCGGATCGGTGACGCGGTCGACCTCGCGGCCGTCATCGGCACGATCTTCGGTATCTCCGTGTCGCTCGGAATCGGCGTCGTGCAGCTCAACTACGGGCTGAACTTCCTCTTCGACGTGCCCGAAGGAGTCCCGGCGCAGATCGGACTGATCATCGTCGCCGTGCTCATGACCACGGTGTCCGCCGTGGCGGGCGTCGACCGGGGCATCAGGCGGCTGTCCGAGCTCAACGTCCTGCTCGCCATCGGCCTGATGCTCTACGTGCTGGTCTTCGAGGGCCCCGTCCGGCTGCTCAACGCCCTCATCCTCAACATCGGCGACTACATCAGCCGCTTCCCCGCGATGACGCTGAACACCTTCGCCTACGACCAGCCGACCGAGTGGCTCAACGCCTGGACGCTGTTCTTCTGGGCCTGGTGGGTCGCCTGGGCGCCGTTCGTCGGACTGTTCCTCGCCAGGATCTCGCGCGGCCGCTCCATCCGGCAGTTCGTCACGGCGACGCTGGTGGTCCCGCTGCTGTACACGCTGACGTTCCTGTCGATCTTCGGCAACAGCGCGCTGAGCGTGGTGCGGCAGGGCGGCACCGAGTTCGGCGAGATCACCGTGAACGCGCCCGAGCAGGGCTTCTACGCGCTGCTCACGCAGTACCCGGGGGTCACGTTCAGCGCCGGGCTGGCGACCTTCGTCGGGTTGCTGCTCTACGTCACCTCCGCGGACTCCGGCGCGCTGGTGATGGGCAACCTCAGCTCCCACCTGCCGACACCGATCACCGACTCCAAGCCGTGGCTGCGCATCTTCTGGGCGTCGGCGACCGGCCTGCTCACCCTCGCCATGCTCCTCGTCGGCGGTGTGGACGCGCTGACCAACGCGACCATCATCATGGGCCTGCCGTTCTCGTTCGTGATGCTCCTGATCATCTGGGGCCTGTACAAGGCGCTACGGACCGAACGGTTCCGCAAGGACGCGCTCCGCACCACCCTGTCGTCGTCGCTGTCGGAGCGGACCGCGATCGGCCGCAGGGGCGCGGACCGGAACTGGCGGCAGCGGCTCACGAGGGTGATGAGCTTCCCCGGGAAGCGGGCGGCCGCCAAATTCGTCGACGAGGTGTGCCGCCCCGCGTTCCGGGACGTCGCGGAGGAGCTGCGCGCGCAGGGCGCGGAGGCGTCGGTCACCGAAGGGGTCGACGAGGAGGTCGGGATCCCGCACGTGGAGCTGAGAGTGCCGATGGACACCGAGGAGGAGTTCAGCTACCGGGTGTGGCCGATCGAGATGCCCACTCCGACGTTCGCCACGCGGCCGGTCACCGAGCACGACACCTACGTGCGCTTCGAGGTGTACCTCACCGAGGGCAGCCAGGGCTACGACGTGATGGGCTACAGCAAGGAGCAGCTCATCGGCAACATCCTCGACGAGTACGAGCGGCACCTGGAGTTCCTGCGGCTGCACCGGGAGGCGACCGCCCGCTCGCCGCTGCCCGACCACGGGCCCGGAACGGCCGAAGCCTACCCGGCCGAGGAGAAGGAAGAAGAGCGCTGA
- a CDS encoding DeoR/GlpR family DNA-binding transcription regulator: MSAIVYAPERHREIVSRARERGRIEVRNLAESLSVTPETIRRDLTELERLGMLRRVHGGAIPVEHRLVGQAGTDGEAAPGAQEQRIAKAALAELPDGGSVILGADAATSRLAELLPTDTAPTVVTRSVPVAALVASLPNVSLHVLGGLVRGRTPATGGEWTIGAAGGVFVDAAFMGADAITPDHGLSTSDADEARITRALIGAAARTVVLADHSRFGRAEPVHVAPIDAVDLVISDSGLDSGTAGEVATAGPRIELA; the protein is encoded by the coding sequence GTGAGTGCGATCGTGTACGCGCCGGAGCGGCATCGGGAGATCGTCTCCCGCGCCAGGGAACGCGGCCGGATCGAGGTGAGGAACCTGGCGGAGAGCCTGTCGGTCACCCCCGAGACCATCCGCCGGGACCTCACCGAGCTGGAGCGGCTGGGCATGCTGCGCCGCGTGCACGGCGGCGCCATCCCGGTCGAGCACAGGCTCGTCGGGCAGGCGGGGACCGACGGCGAGGCCGCCCCCGGCGCGCAGGAGCAGCGCATCGCCAAGGCCGCGCTCGCCGAACTCCCCGATGGCGGATCGGTCATCCTCGGCGCCGACGCCGCAACGTCCCGCCTGGCCGAACTGCTGCCGACCGACACCGCTCCGACCGTCGTCACCCGTTCCGTGCCGGTCGCCGCGCTCGTCGCGTCCCTGCCCAACGTCTCCCTGCACGTCCTCGGCGGTCTGGTGCGCGGCCGGACCCCGGCGACGGGCGGCGAGTGGACCATCGGTGCGGCCGGCGGCGTCTTCGTCGACGCCGCGTTCATGGGCGCCGACGCCATCACCCCCGACCACGGCCTGAGCACATCCGACGCCGACGAGGCGCGGATCACGCGCGCGCTGATCGGTGCCGCGGCGCGCACCGTCGTCCTCGCCGACCACAGCAGGTTCGGTCGTGCGGAACCCGTGCACGTGGCCCCGATCGACGCCGTCGACCTCGTCATCTCCGATTCCGGACTCGACTCCGGAACGGCCGGGGAGGTCGCGACCGCAGGACCGCGAATCGAGCTCGCATGA
- a CDS encoding 1-phosphofructokinase family hexose kinase yields the protein MILTVTPNPSVDRTLEIASLVRGDVLRVHTARAEAGGKGVNVSRALRRNGSPTTAVLPIGGAEGAELTALLGDLPFVSVPIGDETRSNITVTESDGTTTKLNAAGPALSAAETDELLGALGTELARGPRWLAAGGSLPLGVPPDLYVRVARLAAEHGVPVALDTSGVPLEVAALTGAFALLKPNQEELAALLGRELPTVGEVVSAAREVLSWGNRVVLVTLGGHGALLVERGRTWWARGPEVAPRSTVGAGDCALAGYLSTDALSGERLRRAVAWGTAAVSLPGTTVPGTGDIAPEAVTVVAEPDPHWVVKEL from the coding sequence ATGATCCTCACCGTCACGCCGAACCCCAGCGTCGACCGCACCCTTGAGATCGCCTCGCTCGTCCGCGGAGACGTGCTGCGCGTCCACACCGCCCGGGCCGAGGCCGGCGGCAAGGGCGTCAACGTCTCGCGCGCGCTGCGCAGGAACGGTTCGCCGACCACCGCGGTGCTCCCGATCGGCGGCGCAGAGGGCGCCGAGCTCACCGCGCTGCTCGGCGACCTCCCCTTCGTGAGCGTGCCGATCGGCGACGAGACCCGCAGCAACATCACCGTCACCGAGTCCGACGGGACCACGACCAAGCTCAACGCCGCCGGGCCGGCGCTCTCGGCCGCCGAGACCGACGAACTGCTGGGCGCGCTCGGCACCGAACTCGCGCGCGGCCCGCGCTGGCTCGCGGCCGGCGGCAGCCTGCCCCTCGGCGTCCCCCCGGACCTCTACGTCCGGGTCGCCCGGCTCGCGGCCGAGCACGGCGTCCCCGTCGCGCTGGACACCTCGGGCGTCCCACTGGAGGTCGCGGCCCTCACGGGGGCGTTCGCGCTGCTCAAGCCGAACCAGGAGGAGCTGGCCGCGCTGCTCGGCAGGGAACTGCCGACCGTCGGCGAGGTCGTCTCCGCCGCACGGGAGGTCCTGAGCTGGGGGAACCGGGTGGTGCTGGTGACGCTGGGCGGCCACGGGGCGCTGCTCGTCGAGCGGGGCCGCACCTGGTGGGCGCGCGGCCCGGAGGTCGCTCCCCGCAGCACCGTGGGCGCCGGCGACTGCGCGCTCGCCGGATACCTGTCCACCGACGCGCTGTCCGGTGAGCGGCTGCGCCGCGCCGTGGCGTGGGGAACGGCCGCGGTCTCGCTGCCCGGCACCACCGTTCCCGGAACCGGCGACATCGCCCCGGAGGCCGTCACGGTCGTCGCCGAGCCCGATCCGCACTGGGTGGTGAAGGAGCTGTGA